One window from the genome of Alkalihalobacillus sp. LMS6 encodes:
- a CDS encoding modification methylase CeqI → MSPSVAAPEVGAKIVEWYSCIITYDREQAILLKHDVQRMMNRMNHDDKVIAYFELVNFRHELFIEADGEQKQFADLELADKATDEYMQFMYYFMYGQNEFHNGRYKSAVRSYKIAERLLEQVPDQIEKAEFYYRSAISYYRVDQYIFAVSYFEQALEIFEKNSEYEEIVLNIYIFLGGISTELYKFEEAENVLQNALKHANEYPVTKALLLRILGLNRVKQHQPDQAIYYFEEALKMNEHRQSVIGAKTEYNLINVKLKKEPSNKENHVRLEEIAEKVASLKMTEYIIRCKVSLGLYVLEDLEQVNKGLEELERQELYFEASELAEEVVDVYAEKGEFETALHYMRMAHRMRIHQSCIGVEQE, encoded by the coding sequence ATGTCACCGTCCGTAGCCGCACCAGAAGTTGGAGCTAAAATTGTAGAATGGTATAGCTGCATTATTACGTACGATCGTGAACAAGCCATTTTGCTAAAACACGACGTTCAACGGATGATGAACCGAATGAATCATGATGATAAAGTGATCGCTTATTTTGAGCTCGTTAACTTCCGCCACGAACTCTTTATAGAAGCTGACGGGGAGCAGAAACAATTTGCTGACCTTGAATTAGCGGACAAAGCAACAGATGAATACATGCAGTTCATGTACTACTTTATGTATGGCCAAAACGAATTTCATAATGGCAGGTATAAATCAGCTGTTCGCTCATATAAAATAGCAGAAAGACTTTTAGAGCAAGTACCTGACCAAATCGAAAAGGCAGAGTTTTATTATCGCTCAGCGATTAGCTATTACCGCGTTGACCAGTACATTTTTGCCGTCTCCTATTTTGAGCAAGCACTTGAAATTTTCGAGAAAAATTCAGAGTACGAAGAAATTGTTCTGAATATCTATATTTTTTTAGGCGGCATCAGTACAGAACTCTATAAATTTGAAGAAGCAGAGAACGTACTGCAAAACGCCCTCAAGCATGCGAATGAGTATCCAGTGACAAAGGCTTTACTCTTACGCATACTAGGTTTAAATCGTGTGAAACAACATCAACCAGACCAAGCCATTTATTATTTTGAAGAAGCGTTAAAAATGAATGAACATAGGCAATCCGTAATCGGTGCTAAAACGGAGTATAACTTAATCAATGTTAAGTTAAAAAAAGAACCTTCTAACAAGGAAAATCATGTACGTTTAGAAGAAATTGCGGAAAAAGTTGCTTCACTAAAAATGACTGAATATATAATTCGTTGCAAAGTAAGCTTGGGACTTTATGTTCTAGAAGACCTTGAACAAGTGAATAAGGGGTTAGAAGAATTAGAAAGGCAAGAACTTTATTTTGAAGCCTCTGAATTAGCTGAAGAAGTTGTAGATGTTTATGCTGAAAAAGGGGAATTTGAAACTGCGTTGCATTACATGAGAATGGCACATCGAATGCGCATTCATCAATCTTGTATAGGAGTTGAACAGGAATGA
- a CDS encoding BCCT family transporter translates to MKKSSLTLVFWVSLAISSVFILWGVFFPGNVESVLGVVDGFISTNFGWVYIIATTAFVLLAIFLIFGPFGKIKLGKPDEKPEYSYFTWFAFLFTAGMGVGLVFFGVTEPLTHFYSPPNAEGGTIQAAEQSMMYTLFHWGFHPWATYAVVALTLAYFKFRHQAPALISSAFTPLIGKHAQGGIGHSIDVLAVFATVFGIATSLGLGASQITAGLSFSFEGIDNTTTVNLIVIAVVTVLFLISSITGLDKGIRYLSWTNIVVAIALMTFVFVLGSTVQMIESFTTTLGNYVQNLPSMTLGMNAFTGEREFLDAWTLFYWAWWIGWAPFVGTFIARVSRGRTIREFVLGVTAVPVLFSALWFSIFGVAGMEMDADLGGQIYNLMNEQGNEVALFAFLESYPMAPVVMGIAILLISSFFITSADSATFVLGMLTSGGRLNPTLKVKLIWGLILAGTAAALLLSGGLQALEMAMLIAAFPFVFIVILMCVSLLKALSSEYDILKLESKHREWDPEYQEESHQELEEMKEEFDKTMPEEQDFAGEEEEGNTGNEKK, encoded by the coding sequence TTGAAGAAAAGTTCATTAACGTTAGTGTTCTGGGTTTCATTGGCGATATCCAGTGTTTTTATTTTGTGGGGCGTGTTCTTTCCAGGAAATGTTGAAAGCGTATTAGGAGTAGTGGATGGCTTTATTTCTACAAATTTTGGCTGGGTTTACATAATTGCAACAACCGCTTTTGTTCTTTTAGCGATTTTTTTAATCTTTGGTCCATTCGGGAAGATTAAGCTTGGGAAACCCGATGAAAAACCGGAATATAGTTATTTTACATGGTTTGCGTTTTTATTTACCGCTGGAATGGGTGTAGGGCTCGTGTTTTTCGGAGTAACGGAACCGTTAACCCATTTTTATAGTCCGCCAAATGCGGAGGGTGGAACCATTCAAGCAGCTGAACAATCGATGATGTATACATTGTTTCACTGGGGCTTTCATCCGTGGGCTACATATGCAGTTGTAGCACTAACACTTGCTTATTTTAAATTTAGACATCAAGCTCCCGCTTTAATCTCTTCGGCGTTTACACCGTTAATTGGGAAGCATGCTCAAGGTGGAATTGGTCATAGTATTGATGTTTTAGCTGTATTTGCGACCGTTTTTGGTATCGCCACTTCACTTGGGCTTGGGGCTTCCCAAATTACTGCTGGTTTAAGCTTTAGTTTTGAAGGAATTGATAATACAACGACAGTGAATTTAATTGTCATTGCTGTTGTAACGGTTTTATTTTTAATCTCGTCTATTACTGGATTAGACAAAGGAATTCGGTACTTAAGTTGGACAAATATCGTTGTTGCCATTGCTTTAATGACATTTGTATTTGTGTTAGGATCAACGGTTCAAATGATTGAATCGTTCACAACAACCCTAGGAAATTACGTTCAAAATTTGCCTAGTATGACGCTCGGTATGAATGCTTTTACGGGTGAACGAGAGTTTCTAGATGCTTGGACGTTATTTTATTGGGCTTGGTGGATTGGTTGGGCACCTTTTGTAGGGACATTTATTGCGAGGGTCTCGCGCGGTCGAACCATTCGTGAATTTGTTTTAGGTGTGACAGCTGTCCCTGTTTTATTTAGCGCACTTTGGTTTTCAATCTTTGGTGTAGCTGGAATGGAAATGGACGCGGACCTTGGTGGACAGATTTACAATTTAATGAATGAACAAGGAAATGAAGTAGCTTTATTTGCCTTTTTAGAATCGTATCCAATGGCACCGGTTGTAATGGGGATTGCTATTCTACTAATTTCTTCATTTTTTATTACTTCAGCAGACTCTGCCACATTTGTACTAGGCATGCTGACATCTGGCGGTCGTTTAAATCCGACTTTAAAGGTGAAATTGATTTGGGGTCTTATTCTGGCAGGAACCGCTGCAGCACTTCTATTATCAGGAGGGTTACAAGCTTTAGAAATGGCTATGTTAATCGCCGCTTTCCCATTTGTGTTTATCGTCATCTTAATGTGTGTTTCGCTCTTAAAAGCGTTAAGCAGTGAATACGATATTCTGAAACTAGAAAGCAAACATAGAGAGTGGGACCCAGAATATCAAGAAGAATCTCATCAAGAACTAGAAGAAATGAAAGAAGAATTCGATAAAACGATGCCCGAGGAACAAGACTTTGCTGGTGAGGAAGAAGAGGGGAATACAGGGAACGAGAAGAAGTGA
- the rlmN gene encoding 23S rRNA (adenine(2503)-C(2))-methyltransferase RlmN, whose translation MQKQSIYGLTIEKLSAWFVEQGHKKFRATQVWDWLYRKRVTSFEEMSNLNKETVSLLEEHFVFGSLKEHIRQESKDGTVKFLFQLNDGNLIETVLMTHKYGFSVCVTTQVGCNIGCSFCASGLLKKNRDLTSGEIVEQIMNVQLFLDERKNEERVSHIVVMGIGEPFDNFDNTVDFLDIVKDHKGLSIGARHITVSTSGLAHKIKEFADLKSQVNLAVSLHAPNNELRSKIMKINKAFPIEKLMDSVNYYLDKTNRRVTYEYILIKDVNDHKEEALELAELIGEKRHLSYVNLIPYNPVDEHGQYQRSEPEAIQEFFQTLKKKGINCGVRLEQGTDIDAACGQLRSKQEKKRVG comes from the coding sequence ATGCAAAAGCAATCAATCTATGGTCTGACAATAGAGAAATTATCTGCCTGGTTTGTTGAGCAGGGCCATAAAAAATTTAGAGCGACCCAAGTGTGGGACTGGCTCTATCGGAAACGTGTAACAAGTTTTGAAGAGATGTCGAATTTAAATAAAGAGACGGTTTCTTTATTAGAAGAGCATTTTGTGTTCGGTTCACTAAAAGAGCATATCCGTCAAGAATCAAAAGATGGTACGGTGAAATTTTTATTCCAGCTTAATGATGGGAATTTAATTGAGACCGTCTTAATGACGCATAAGTACGGATTTTCTGTATGTGTGACGACACAAGTGGGCTGTAATATTGGCTGTAGTTTCTGTGCGAGCGGACTCTTGAAAAAGAATCGAGATCTTACAAGTGGGGAAATTGTCGAGCAAATTATGAACGTGCAGCTTTTCCTTGACGAACGGAAAAATGAAGAGCGCGTGAGCCATATTGTCGTGATGGGAATCGGTGAACCGTTTGATAACTTCGATAATACAGTGGACTTTTTAGACATTGTAAAAGATCATAAAGGTCTTTCCATTGGAGCCCGTCATATCACTGTTTCAACGAGTGGACTTGCTCATAAAATTAAAGAGTTTGCGGATCTTAAGAGCCAAGTGAATTTAGCGGTTTCGCTTCATGCACCAAACAATGAATTACGCTCTAAAATCATGAAAATTAACAAAGCGTTCCCAATCGAGAAGTTAATGGATTCGGTAAACTACTATTTGGATAAAACCAATCGTCGTGTGACGTATGAATATATTCTGATCAAAGATGTAAACGACCATAAAGAAGAGGCCCTTGAATTGGCAGAGTTAATTGGGGAGAAGCGTCACCTTTCATATGTGAATCTCATTCCTTATAACCCAGTTGACGAGCATGGTCAATATCAGCGTAGTGAACCTGAAGCGATTCAAGAATTTTTCCAAACGCTTAAGAAAAAAGGGATAAACTGTGGAGTTCGCTTAGAACAAGGAACTGATATTGATGCAGCATGTGGACAACTACGAAGCAAACAAGAGAAAAAGCGTGTAGGGTAA
- a CDS encoding NAD(P)-dependent oxidoreductase, whose translation MTEIFISGEIPTVGYKTLQAYTVDVYHDENVISEKELINGVKEATALLCPLSTKVTRKVIESAPKLKIIANYGAGFDNIDLEAAKEKGIVVTNTPKVSTDATAELALGLMLSLMRRIPEGDQLCRTEGFNGWAPLFFLGRELKGKTLGIVGFGKIGQAVAERARAFGMNILYTARTEKENTLGAQYRSFDQLVEEADILSIHTSYTKDTHHLFNETTFKSMKKQAVLLNLARGPVVHEEALVQALKTKEIAGAALDVFEFEPMIHEELKKVTNVVLTPHIGNATVETRDEMAKLAAGNIVSYLEKGEALTPVI comes from the coding sequence ATGACAGAGATTTTTATTTCAGGTGAGATACCGACTGTTGGATACAAAACTTTACAAGCGTATACAGTTGACGTATACCATGACGAAAACGTTATTAGTGAAAAAGAATTAATCAATGGTGTAAAAGAAGCAACAGCATTGCTTTGTCCACTGTCCACAAAAGTAACAAGAAAAGTGATCGAGTCCGCGCCGAAGCTGAAAATTATTGCCAATTATGGTGCGGGGTTTGACAACATTGATCTTGAAGCAGCAAAAGAAAAAGGAATCGTTGTAACGAATACGCCAAAGGTATCTACTGATGCCACTGCTGAATTAGCATTAGGATTAATGCTCAGCTTAATGCGGCGAATTCCAGAAGGCGATCAGCTCTGTCGCACAGAAGGATTCAATGGCTGGGCCCCGCTCTTTTTCTTAGGAAGAGAATTAAAAGGGAAAACGCTAGGCATTGTAGGTTTTGGCAAAATTGGACAAGCGGTTGCTGAGAGAGCGCGAGCATTCGGAATGAATATCCTTTACACCGCTCGTACGGAAAAAGAAAATACGCTCGGCGCTCAGTATCGCTCGTTTGATCAATTAGTAGAGGAAGCAGATATTTTATCGATACATACATCCTACACGAAAGACACACATCATTTATTTAATGAAACCACTTTTAAAAGCATGAAAAAACAAGCGGTCTTGTTAAATCTAGCAAGGGGTCCTGTGGTTCATGAAGAAGCGTTAGTACAAGCACTTAAAACGAAGGAAATTGCAGGTGCCGCTCTTGATGTATTTGAATTTGAACCAATGATTCATGAAGAGTTAAAGAAGGTAACAAACGTCGTGTTAACTCCTCATATCGGGAATGCGACAGTCGAAACTCGAGATGAAATGGCGAAACTCGCCGCGGGAAATATTGTTTCCTATTTAGAAAAAGGGGAAGCGTTAACGCCTGTTATCTAA
- a CDS encoding MOSC domain-containing protein, with the protein MERTIFSLSTGLPQEMQQAAMKKPLVTGIKKAKIERVYLTKDGFIGDGVGDKKNHGGLDRAVCFYPQEHYPQWEEELGRMLPNAAFGENLTVANMLEEAVFIGDIYKVGEAVIQITQGRIPCSTIDNYTQANTLLKRTIETGFTGYLARVLEEGNISSTSSIELLEEHPKKMSVLSCNQVYFANEDWHAMEDIASIEPLAADWKRRLAKRIDRLKQQR; encoded by the coding sequence ATGGAGAGAACAATTTTTTCATTGTCCACAGGCTTACCGCAAGAAATGCAACAAGCAGCCATGAAAAAACCGCTTGTGACGGGAATAAAAAAAGCCAAAATTGAGCGTGTTTACTTAACAAAGGATGGCTTTATAGGCGATGGCGTTGGAGACAAAAAGAATCATGGCGGACTTGATCGAGCAGTCTGCTTTTATCCACAAGAACATTATCCACAATGGGAAGAAGAGCTTGGTCGAATGCTTCCGAACGCAGCGTTTGGAGAAAATCTAACCGTAGCAAATATGTTGGAAGAGGCCGTCTTCATCGGAGATATTTATAAGGTTGGAGAAGCGGTAATTCAAATTACTCAAGGTCGTATCCCGTGTAGCACGATTGACAACTATACGCAGGCAAATACGCTGCTAAAGCGAACGATCGAAACAGGATTCACTGGGTATTTAGCGCGTGTACTAGAAGAAGGCAATATTTCATCAACATCGTCCATCGAATTATTAGAAGAACACCCTAAAAAAATGTCAGTCCTCTCATGCAATCAAGTCTATTTTGCAAATGAAGATTGGCATGCAATGGAAGACATTGCGTCGATTGAACCGCTTGCGGCGGACTGGAAAAGACGTTTAGCTAAACGCATTGATCGATTAAAACAACAACGATAA
- a CDS encoding FAD-binding dehydrogenase — protein sequence MEYDAVVVGAGLSGLVVATELADKGKLVLIVDQEPETSLGGQAWWSFGGLFLVNSPEQKRLGIRDSYDLAWQDWQGSAGFDRLGSIQSEDYWGRKWAEAYVRFATYEKRQWLKTLGIRFFPVVGWAERGGSLATGHGNSVPRFHIVWGTGPGILAPFLEKFVHYRKKQQIHYAPRHRVDQLLREGKRVVGVAGHILQSSTANRGEASNREELEPFEFFARTTVVASGGIGANLDRIRQYWPSRLGEPPTNMIHGVPAHVDGRMLDITEKAGGRLVNRDRMWHYTEGIQNVEPVWHKHGIRILPGPSSIWLDANGNRFPAHDFPGYDTLSTMEAIQKTGYSYSWFILTKKIIEKEFALSGSEQNPDLTEKSVKKVLKRLLPGPPAPVQTFIDKGADFITAHSIQSLVHKMNQLGEGPFLDEHHIYQQIYARDLGLRHSTSKDAQIMGIRHARRSIGDKLVRVAKPHEILDPKNGPLIAVKLHLLSRKTLGGLQTNDSAQVLSEDGERIEGLYAVGEATGFGGGGVHGYRALEGTFLGGCLFTGKIAAEAILTQE from the coding sequence ATGGAATATGATGCGGTTGTTGTTGGGGCTGGTTTGTCCGGTTTAGTCGTGGCGACGGAATTAGCTGATAAAGGAAAGCTCGTTCTAATCGTTGATCAAGAACCAGAAACTTCGTTAGGCGGACAAGCATGGTGGTCATTTGGTGGTTTATTTCTCGTGAATTCGCCTGAGCAGAAAAGGTTAGGTATTCGAGATTCTTACGACTTGGCTTGGCAAGACTGGCAAGGATCAGCTGGGTTTGACCGATTAGGGTCGATCCAAAGTGAAGATTATTGGGGCCGGAAATGGGCGGAGGCGTACGTGCGATTTGCAACGTATGAAAAAAGACAGTGGTTAAAAACATTAGGCATTCGATTTTTTCCCGTTGTTGGTTGGGCAGAGCGTGGAGGCAGTCTTGCGACAGGACATGGAAATTCGGTACCTCGGTTTCATATTGTTTGGGGAACGGGACCGGGTATTCTTGCTCCATTCTTAGAAAAATTCGTTCATTATAGAAAAAAACAGCAGATCCACTACGCGCCTCGACATCGGGTGGACCAACTATTGCGAGAAGGGAAAAGGGTCGTAGGAGTAGCTGGTCATATTTTACAGTCATCGACGGCTAATCGAGGAGAAGCAAGTAATCGTGAAGAATTGGAGCCATTTGAATTCTTTGCTCGAACAACCGTTGTGGCGAGCGGTGGAATTGGCGCGAATCTTGATCGAATCAGACAATACTGGCCAAGTCGGTTAGGGGAACCACCAACAAACATGATTCATGGAGTTCCTGCTCATGTTGATGGCAGGATGCTCGATATTACTGAAAAAGCTGGTGGGCGACTCGTCAATCGAGATCGAATGTGGCATTATACAGAGGGAATACAAAATGTTGAACCTGTCTGGCATAAGCATGGCATCCGCATTTTACCTGGCCCTTCATCCATTTGGCTTGACGCAAATGGGAATCGCTTTCCTGCGCATGATTTTCCAGGTTATGATACGCTTTCAACAATGGAAGCAATTCAAAAAACAGGGTATTCCTATTCATGGTTTATTCTCACAAAAAAGATTATTGAAAAAGAATTCGCGTTATCAGGATCAGAACAAAATCCAGATCTGACTGAGAAAAGTGTAAAAAAGGTGCTCAAGCGCCTTTTACCAGGACCTCCAGCTCCTGTCCAAACGTTTATTGATAAAGGAGCAGATTTTATTACTGCTCATTCCATTCAAAGTCTTGTGCACAAAATGAATCAACTGGGAGAAGGGCCTTTTCTAGATGAACATCATATTTATCAACAAATTTATGCACGGGATCTAGGGTTGCGCCATTCTACTTCTAAAGACGCACAAATCATGGGAATCCGCCATGCGCGTCGTTCAATCGGAGATAAGCTTGTCCGTGTAGCAAAGCCTCACGAAATTCTTGATCCTAAAAATGGGCCGTTAATTGCGGTGAAACTCCATTTGTTAAGCCGAAAAACATTGGGAGGTCTGCAAACAAATGATTCGGCTCAAGTGTTAAGTGAAGACGGTGAACGAATAGAAGGACTATACGCAGTTGGCGAAGCGACAGGTTTTGGCGGTGGAGGCGTTCATGGCTACCGAGCGCTTGAAGGGACTTTTTTAGGAGGATGTTTATTTACTGGAAAAATTGCCGCAGAAGCGATTTTAACACAAGAATAA
- a CDS encoding RNA polymerase sigma factor encodes MFEIHHQLLEQDIRRFALSIAANVHEASDLMQYAWEKSLHVMDLSDWPYHKQKAWFYRVMKNQLIDIRRKDKRHVLLSKTEEPVFSPTEIHTFEMMDLLDDLSPTQKDIVFKRYWLGFTSSEIGKELEIPASTVRYQLTKAVQRLRDLLKEE; translated from the coding sequence ATGTTTGAAATCCACCATCAGTTATTAGAACAAGATATCCGTCGGTTTGCTTTATCTATAGCAGCAAACGTTCATGAAGCAAGTGATTTAATGCAGTACGCCTGGGAAAAATCACTCCACGTTATGGATTTATCTGATTGGCCTTATCACAAACAAAAAGCTTGGTTTTATCGCGTGATGAAAAATCAACTCATTGATATACGCCGAAAAGATAAACGACATGTACTACTTAGCAAAACCGAAGAGCCTGTCTTTTCACCAACAGAGATTCATACGTTTGAAATGATGGATCTTCTAGACGATCTGTCTCCAACTCAAAAAGACATTGTATTCAAACGCTATTGGCTCGGATTCACAAGCAGCGAGATTGGAAAAGAGTTAGAAATTCCTGCTAGTACCGTGCGCTATCAATTAACAAAAGCCGTTCAACGACTAAGAGACCTTTTAAAGGAGGAATAA
- a CDS encoding MFS transporter: MHPPPHDHIKRLRQDAHTHTLAKRVKASNQTHSIWQIRGYRSLFTSYSISVTGQWFDSIAIMVIFAYIWQSSPIFLGFIPFALALPQVLFSQLVAPLTRKFNKLRIMAFADILTACFTIGLFFSPHPWFALFFLALRSTVNVVHFPIQQELVRQLVPESLRLKAVTWNGLVSQGAKIIVPFVGGLFLTIVAPQTLLLLNAVAFLVSACILFSIQHLFNDHPLQTLSPSTKPIFKELRAGWKTLFSHPVLVVLFSLLVVGLFCVQFVDSQFPILFRELAPTEPQLLTWVISAIGIGAVTIIVILNKFKQMSHFLVWISAAQALIAFSFIGFSFLHPESSTVLFLGLGFICGIGTGISITTINYAIQTIPADDDVATIAGISQSLSSLVIIIAPLTGGFLTSMLGVQVMFGLSGFFLIVSMILPLVFKIKKTSNPLHIRNR; encoded by the coding sequence ATGCATCCTCCTCCCCATGACCACATTAAGCGGTTACGTCAAGATGCACATACGCATACCTTGGCAAAACGCGTAAAAGCGTCAAACCAGACACACTCTATTTGGCAAATTCGTGGCTACCGGTCCCTTTTTACATCGTATAGTATTTCCGTTACTGGACAGTGGTTTGATTCCATCGCCATCATGGTCATCTTTGCTTATATTTGGCAATCAAGTCCGATTTTTCTTGGCTTCATCCCTTTTGCCTTAGCTTTGCCACAAGTCCTTTTTTCACAATTGGTTGCGCCGTTAACCCGTAAATTCAATAAATTACGTATAATGGCGTTCGCTGACATTCTGACCGCTTGCTTTACCATTGGCCTTTTTTTCTCGCCACATCCTTGGTTTGCCTTATTCTTTCTAGCATTGCGTAGCACGGTCAATGTGGTGCACTTTCCAATTCAACAAGAATTAGTTCGACAGCTAGTCCCAGAATCCTTACGTTTAAAAGCAGTAACATGGAATGGATTAGTCAGCCAAGGTGCAAAAATTATCGTCCCGTTTGTTGGTGGGTTGTTTCTCACGATCGTCGCTCCACAAACCTTGCTGTTACTTAATGCTGTCGCTTTTCTCGTTTCTGCTTGCATACTTTTTTCCATTCAACATCTTTTTAACGACCATCCCTTACAAACGCTCTCTCCATCAACAAAACCGATTTTTAAAGAACTTCGGGCTGGCTGGAAGACGTTATTCTCGCACCCTGTTTTAGTCGTCTTGTTTAGTCTTTTAGTTGTTGGCCTCTTTTGCGTACAATTTGTGGACTCACAGTTTCCAATCCTCTTTAGAGAATTAGCACCTACTGAACCTCAACTACTAACGTGGGTCATTTCAGCTATTGGCATTGGGGCGGTTACGATCATTGTCATCTTAAACAAGTTTAAACAAATGAGTCATTTTCTTGTTTGGATAAGCGCCGCCCAAGCGCTGATTGCCTTTTCATTTATTGGTTTTAGCTTTCTTCACCCAGAAAGCTCGACCGTTCTCTTTTTAGGGCTAGGGTTTATTTGCGGCATCGGAACGGGCATTTCAATTACAACAATCAATTATGCGATCCAAACCATTCCTGCTGACGATGACGTTGCCACGATTGCAGGAATTTCCCAATCCTTATCTAGCCTTGTTATTATTATCGCCCCACTTACTGGTGGTTTTCTCACTTCTATGCTAGGCGTTCAAGTGATGTTTGGCTTATCCGGGTTCTTTTTAATTGTCAGCATGATTCTCCCGCTCGTTTTTAAAATAAAAAAGACGTCAAATCCCCTTCACATCCGCAACAGATAA
- a CDS encoding ketopantoate reductase family protein has translation MRILTVGAGGVGGYFGARLAEKGEDVTFLVREKKKARLLETGLTVESIHGNIELTPSLLTTSEYAEPFDLVLFTTKSYQLQQAIEDVRPFVGEHTLLLPLLNGVAHYEILDQAFKHNVIGGLCFIESAVDSDDTILQTSQVHRLVYGSRTEKQEQAVEQLHAHLSGTKAEFTLSANVEQEIWHKYLFITVASGITTLFRSSIGPIRELEEGKTFIRKLLTECTAIMKAEGAPLSPTIISDHMHTFESVGFGMKSSMLRDMERQSTTEAHHLQGYLVEKGLKHDIEPPSLLAVFTNLRLYENQRLLSQP, from the coding sequence ATGCGAATTTTAACAGTTGGAGCAGGCGGCGTTGGTGGTTATTTCGGCGCGAGACTTGCTGAAAAAGGGGAAGACGTTACTTTTTTAGTACGAGAGAAAAAGAAAGCGCGTCTTTTAGAAACCGGGTTAACGGTTGAAAGTATTCATGGCAACATCGAACTTACCCCCTCATTACTTACGACAAGTGAGTATGCAGAACCATTTGACCTTGTTTTATTTACAACGAAATCGTATCAATTGCAGCAAGCCATTGAAGATGTTCGTCCATTTGTAGGCGAACATACATTACTCTTACCTTTGTTAAACGGCGTTGCCCATTACGAAATACTTGATCAAGCATTTAAACATAACGTGATTGGTGGACTTTGCTTTATTGAAAGCGCTGTCGATTCTGACGATACCATTTTACAGACAAGCCAAGTACATCGACTTGTTTATGGAAGCAGAACAGAAAAGCAAGAACAAGCGGTAGAGCAACTTCATGCACACCTTTCTGGTACAAAAGCAGAATTTACACTCTCCGCTAACGTAGAACAGGAAATTTGGCATAAATACCTCTTTATTACCGTCGCTTCAGGTATTACCACACTTTTCCGCTCAAGCATTGGCCCCATTCGCGAATTAGAAGAGGGAAAAACGTTCATTCGCAAACTTTTGACCGAGTGTACAGCCATTATGAAAGCGGAAGGTGCACCATTGTCGCCGACTATTATTTCAGACCATATGCACACCTTTGAATCCGTAGGTTTTGGTATGAAATCATCGATGCTTCGCGACATGGAGCGTCAGTCCACAACGGAAGCCCATCATCTTCAAGGTTATTTGGTCGAAAAAGGCCTGAAACACGACATTGAACCACCTTCCTTATTAGCAGTTTTTACAAATCTTCGCTTATATGAGAATCAACGATTGTTAAGCCAACCATAA